Sequence from the Pontibacter pudoricolor genome:
GCCTGCGGCATTTATGCGTGGCGAGAAACCAAACACAATGCTCGTTATATCCATCTCGCCGGTTATCCCTGCCAGTTCTTTCAGTGCTTCCAGGCCCGGGCGTGTTGCCTGGGGGCCATTCAGTAACTGCAAACCATAGTAGGCCAGTATTCTGTTCTCTCCAACTATAGGAACTATATCTGCTGCGATGCTTACCACCACCAAATCCAGGAAATTGAACAGCTCTTCCAGTTCTACACCATTCTGCAAGCAAAACGCCTGCAACAGCTTAAATCCAACACCGCAACCTGACAGTTCTTTAAACGGATAAGGGCAGTCAATTTGTTTGGGGTCCAGTACAGCAACTGCCTGGGGAACTACATCGTCCGGCAAATGGTGATCGCAAATGATAAAATCTATACCCAGGCTGGCTGCATAGGCCACTTTATCTGCTGATTTTATACCACAATCGAGGCTGATGATGAGACCAAAACCGTGTTCTGCGGCATACTCTATACCTGCCGTGGAAACGCCATAACCTTCTTTGTACCTGTCTGGAATGTAGAACTCGATCTGGTGGGTATAATGGCGCAGAAAACCATACATGAGCGCTACTGAAGTAGTACCATCTACATCATAGTCGCCATAAACCAGTATTTTTTCGGAACGGTGCAGGGCTTCCGTGAGGCGGTTTACGGCAAGGTGCATGTCCTTCATCAGGAAAGGGTCGTGCAGGTCGGCCATAGAAGGCCGAAAGAAAGCTTTCGCCTCTTCAAAAGTACAGATATTGCGCTGGCAGAGTATGTTGGCTATAGTTGGGCTCACCTTTAGGCTCTCTGCCAGGTTGTTTACTATATCTTCAGATACTTGCTGCTTGTATACCCACCTTTTCTCCATAATACTTCTCGGACTTGCTATCTGTTCCGCTGCAAAGGTAACTAAATTAAACAGCTTTTAGTTTTCGAGTGCTTAAGCGCCTGGTTATCTTTTGCCTGATTTTTCTTACTTTTGCATTAATACAACAGTGCGTGCCGTGAAACGATTCATAGAATTATTTAATAAGTATAAGGATTACTCACTTGATCTGGTGATGTATGGGTTTTTCCTCTTGTTTATACTTTGCCTTTTTATCTTCTTCAGTTAATTCTTCTGTCATTTCGAGCAAAGCCGAGAAATCTTATATGCCCTATAGCATTTTGTCATTTCGAACAAAGTGAGAAATCTGGATTCTATAGTTTGCCACTTTGCACCTCGAACCAAGCCTTTTCTTCCATAGCTTTCTTTATTCCTGGGAGCTCTACTTATCTATCGTTCTATAGTTGACTTTGGTGCCCTCACGGCCGGGAGGCCCCGTCTTCGGGCATCGCGCTGCGCGAATCTCTTTTGCTCGTTCCTCGCAATGCCTCACGGCACCAGACATTCACAAGGCGCTCAACCCAAAGACTGTGATCAGTTCGATAGTAACTGCTTTAACTTTAGTTTGAGAAGCTATAGTTATATTGCTCTATCGTGGCTATAGTTCCGTAGGGACAGGTCGCGACCTGTCCGATCCTGGTCTGTAACTATGGCAATTTCAGATTTCTCCCGCAGGTCGAAATGACAGCTTAAAAATCCGTAGCAGAAAAGTCCCCCTTTGAAGGGGAGCAGGGGTGGGTTACCTCCAGGAGTACTCACCTTGTCCGAAACCACAGAATAGAGTTAATCTAATTAACAGTATCACCACGGAGCTTCCGGAAACGCTTGCGGGCTTCGGCTACGAAGATGCTTCCCTGGTGCTTTTTAAGGAGGTCGTTGTATAGTTGCTGCGCTTTGGCCGTGTCTTTCAGGTTCTCTTCGTAAATGTATGCCATTTTAAACAGGGCATCGTCGCTTAGGATGTCGTATTGCGGATTGCCAACTATATGCTGCAAACTGGCGACTGCTTCAGTAAAATTACCCATGCGCTCCTGTATACCTGCTTTCTGAAAATAGATCTCATCGGTTAAACTATGTCCGGGATATTTCTTCAGCATTCCGTCTAATTTTGTTACCGCCTGTTGTAGCTTATTCTGGAATACAAGTAACTCTATAGCCGCGTACTCTTCCATAGCCGTGGTTGACGTGTCTAGCCCGGTGTTATCTGTTATCAGCAGGCTCAGGTCCATGGCATCGTTGGCAATTTCGCGGCTGGTAGCCAGTTTCAGAATGTCTAAGTGGGCCTGGGCCAGTTCAAAGTCTCCTTTATAGTAACTTAAGCGTGCATTACGCAGTTTGGCATCATACCCGATCGGCGTGTCCTTATGCGATTTCTCAACCTGTGAGTATAGCAGCGTGGCTTCCCAGGGCTCTCCTTTTAATACATAAATATCACCCAAGGTTAGTTTGCTTTCTGCTACCAGGTTTGCGTTGGCGCGTGGCATGGCTATCGCTTCCTGTAACAATGCAATGGCTTTCGCTTTATCATCAAGGTAAAAGGCATACAGGTTGGCCATATGTTGCAGCACTTCTGCAGTGGCAGCACTACGGCCTACTTCAGTTAGCAGGGCATCATAATCTGCAATTAAAGCGCGTATCTTTTCCTGGTCAACCGGGAAAGTGTTCTGTACCTGTTCTTCGCGGGCATTTATAAGGCGCTGCCTTGCCACTAAGTAGTAGGGCCCATCCGGATACTCCTTAATTATGTATTCATACGCTTCAATGGCGCTGTTATAATCTTTGTTCTGGGCACTGATAGCGCCTAGCTCCATCACCCTCGATCCGCCGCTCCTGGTCCGTTTATCAACTGCGCGAGCCTGCATCAGGGCGCCGTAAAAATCCAGCCGTTGCACATACAGCCAGATCAGCAATTCGCTGTAAGCCAGTTTATCCGGGTTCTGCTGCACACGCATAATCAGCTCCTTCTCCAACGCGTTCTGGGCTTTCTCATCCCGCACACTGTTCTGAAGCATGTTTTGTACGTAGCCCACTTCACTCTCATTTTCCTGTAACAGGTTCAGCACTTCTGGTATCAGGGCTTCATTTTTCTGCCGGTAACTATAGAGTGCTATTAATGGGCGGTTATTTTCCAGTGGGTTCTTGGTCAGTTCGCGGCCGCGCAGGTAGGCTTTCTCGGCATAGTCGTATAGTTCGTTTTGTATAAAAGCACTGGCTACTACAACAGTTGCTTCCGGGTTCATTTGCTGGATGAGCTTATTAAAGTGTTTCTCAGCACCGGCCTTATCGCCTGCAGCCTGGTACACCATACCCAGATCTACTTCAAAATTATAGTTTCCGGGGTTCTGTTTTATAGTTCGCTTAACCAGCTTTTCAGCCTCTTTATAGTTGCGTAACGCCAGCAGCGTTTTCAGGTAATCGGGGTAAGTAACCGAGAACAGGCGCTTGTCTTCTACCAGTTTTTCATAAAGCTCAGCGGCTTTCTGGTACTCCCCTTTGCTAAAGTATTCCCGTGCCAGTTCCAGGTTCTGGGTTTGCGCCTGTGCTATAGTTGCAGCTATAGTTAAGCAAAATGCCAGCAATAGGTATGTTTTCTTGAGTAAAGCCATAGGTGTACTTAAAACGAGAGTTTGCCTGAACTTGATATATGAACTTTAGCGGTTCTCCACTTTTAAATTAAAGCTTATAGTTCTGATATCCTATAAAACAAAAGAGCCACTCTGCTGGGAGTGGCTCTTTGATCTATGGGCAACTTTGCTTAGAAGAATCTAACGCGGTTGTCCGTAATGTTCGCTTTTTCTTTGATGGCTTCAAAAGCCTGGCTTTCTGTGTTGGCAGAGCGCATGTTTACTAACTGCTGCTTCACGCCAGACAGGTCCTGAACTTCCGGTGCTTTCGTAATATTTACAAGTTCTACTACAATAACGCCACCATTACCTTCAAACGGAGCTGTACGACCACCTGGCTTCAGGCCAAATGTTTTACCCACTGCAACTGGCTCCAGACCAATACCAGGTATAGTTCCTGAAGCAAATGTTACCTCGTCAGCAGTTCTAAGCATCGCATCCGGGCCATAAGCTGCAGCCATCTGGTCTACAGTTCCTTTTGTTTTCTGTATCTTCTCGATGATCTGTTTTGATTTCAGTTCGTTGCGAACAGCAGCCGTAAGTTCGTCTTTTATGTCCTCTGCTTTAGCATAGCCTTTTTCGCGCTTGCCGGTTAGTACAGCAACAACAAACTGATCTTCGATTTCAAATACCGGAGAAACATCGCCTACTTTAGTGTCTTTAGCATATGTCCAGCGAACCAGCTCACGTGCATTGTTAAGGCCACCAGCAACAATGTTGTTCTTCCCGATCTCTTTTACTTCCTGTTTTACAAGGGCTTTGTTCTCCGCTACGTTTGTACGGAATTCCTCCAGGCTACCACTTGTGCCGGACAGCTCATCGGCTACAGCATAAGCTGCATCACGTGTAGACTCGCTTGGCTCCATCGCGCGCTCGATTGCGGCAATCTTGTATGAACGACTTGTTTTAGGCTCGGTAACTTTTACAATATGATAACCATATTCTGTCTCAACCAGCTCTGGCAATAAACCTGCAGAAGAGGCACCAAATACTGCTTTCTCGAAAGGAGCTACCATCTGGCCGGTCTGGAACCAACCCAGGTCGCCACCTACCGAAGCAGTACCATCAGAACCATGCTGCGCTGCCATCTGGGCAAAATCAGCACCTTTCTTGATCTGGTTCAGTACGTCTGTTGCTTTCGCTTTTGCAGCTGCTTTTGCTTCAGGCGTGTCGCTTTCAGGCTTTATCAGGATGTGGCTTGCTTTTGCTGCGCTCTTACCACCGTCTTTTACATCAATTACTTTATACAAAGAGTAAGATTCTCCGGCAGTAAACGGACCGTAAACTTTTCCTTTTTCCAGGGTTACAGTGCGAAGTTGCTCCGGCAATTCACCTGGTGTTAAGTAAGTGCCGTTATATGGCCTGTCTGAATTAGCATTAACAAAAGCCGAGTCGTTGGATGCTGCTGCAAATTGCTTCGCTACAGATGCCATTTCCTCTTCGTATGTTTTGTTATCTTCCTGCGATGCAGTAACCGGTACTGTTACGTACTCTATGCTGCGGCCTTCTTCAACTTTATAAAGCTCTTTGTTGCGCTCATAAAAATCCTTAAGCTGGGCATCTGTTACGTTTACCGCAGAATCAGAAATTGTGAAATAAGGCACATACAATACTTTTACAGAAGCTGTGGCATTCTGCGCATTAAAGAAGTTTTTAGCCTCTGCTGTAGTTACGTAAACCGATTTGTTAAGCAGGTTGCTGTACTTGGTACGTACGCGGTCAGAAGCTACTCCCTGCTCAAAGTTTGTCCACATTGGGCGGTCTGCAGGAGCCATGTTCTGAAGGTACTGCACCACTTGTGCGCGGTCGAACTCTCCTGTTTGCGGGTTAGTAAATGCCTGACGAACGGCCGGGTGTATGTTGTTACCCTGTACCATATCAAACAATTCTTCTTCTGACACCTCGATGCCAAGGCGCTCGTACTCTTTCTCTAGGGCAATTTTAAAGATCAGTTGGTTCCATGCCTGCTCGCGCAGCATGGCAAGTTCGCCTTCGTTGGCAGATCTGCCAGTCTGATTCTCGTAGTTGGTTTTCATTTGCTGGAAAACCTCATCAAACTCCTGGTATTCAATTGTTTCACCAGCTATCTCGCCAATCTCGTTGGCGTCGTTTCCAAGAAGCCTTGAGTTTGGTCCTAGCAGGTCGCCGCCTACTACAAATATACCAAGCCCAATGGCAATGGCGCCTACCGCCCAACCAGACTTCTCTCTAATCTTGTTAATTAATGCCATTATCTGTTTAACTTATAAAAAGGATTGTGCAAAATAAGGTTAATCGCGCTAAAATTCAAAATTTTATGCAATTCTGTTTAACGTTCCGGTTCTACCTGAAACTCTGAGGTTTTCACGAGCCTCACGGTATTTATCCGGTTTTCATCCATCGACAGTATTGTAATACTGAATGGCGGGTACTCTACTACATCGCCAGGCGTCGGTATTTCTCCTGCCACTGAAAAAATAAATCCACCCAGTGTCTCGTAATCGCCCTCCGGTAAGTCAAGTTCGTATTTATCGTTCAGGTAATCCACTTCCAGGCGGCCACTAAGTGTGTAAATGCCTTCTTCTGGTAAAACCTGCTCCAGCAGCATTTCGTCTACGTCGTACTCGTCTTCAATCTCCCCGAAAATTTCTTCTATCACATCTTCCACCGTAACAATACCGGCTGTCCCGCCAAACTCGTCCAGCACTACGGCTACACTTCGGTGTTCTGCTACAAACTTTATAAACAGCTCGCTGGCCAGCATACTTTCCGGCACCAGGCTTACAACCGAGAGTATGTCCTCTATGCGCTTTGGCTGTTTAAACATGTCGAGCTGGTGGCAGTACCCGATTATGTTGTCGATGTTATCGCGGTAGATGAGGATCTTGGAATGGCCGGTAGCTGTAAAGGCATGACGTAGTTTCTCTACAGAGTCGTCTACTTCCACGGCTTCAATTTCGGTGCGGGGCACCATACACTCGCGTACTTTTACGGTTTTAAACTCCAGCGCATTATGAAATATCTCTGAATCTACTTCAGGGGCATGTTCCTGTTCGGGCTGGTAAAGGCGGCTTTTGATGTAAGCATTGAGGTCGGTAAAACCAAAAACAGGTTTCTGATCCGGGAACTCTATTTTAAATATTTTTTCGGCTACCAGTTTGCTCAGGCTAACAATAACATAAACCACCGGGTAAAGCAGGTAATAGAATATAAGTATCGGCAGGGCCAGCACCTGCAGCATGCGGTTGGGGTTGATGACAAAAAGGCTGCGCGGTAAAAACTCAGCAGTAAAAAGGACTACCACCGATGCCACAGCCACCTGTATTACAACTATAAGCAGGTCGAATTGCACCCGCTCCGGAAAAACATGCGACAACAACGTGTGCAGCACACCTGCTATTGCAAAACCATAAAGCACCAAGGCCAGCGTATTACCTATAAGGGCGGTGCCCATCAAACGCGACGGGTGTTTGAGCAAATGCCACAGTATGCGTCCCGACAATACTCCGTTCTTCTCGCTAAGCTCTATCTGCAGTTTGTTAACTGACATGAACGCGATCTCGATGCCTGAAAAAAAAGCAGACAGCAGCAAGCCTGTAACTAAAAGTATGATCTGGTGAGGTTCTATCATTTTTTAAAATCCCCGGCGTCAGGACTTCATGTTCTTTTTACGGTGCCTGTAAACTATAAACAGCACCAGCGCGATCATAAATAACCAGTAGTTTCCGGCAATGTCCTTTTCTTCTATACTTCTGTGGATGCCGATAACAATGGTCACGAACGCCAGTGATAATAAAATGGTATTTAAAAGATTTTGGTTCATTACTCTTCTATGTCGAAAACCCCTGTTATCTTTTTTATAGTGTAGTTATCGAAGTTCTGATCTGACTGAAGCCCCTGGCCTGTAACCACACGGTTAGGTGTTGTTATTTTAACAAACTTATCGGTGTAGATTTTGCGGCGGCGCCTGTCCCAGTATAATTCTTCTGTTTCCAGCTTCTCGCCTTTCAGAATGTTATTTACCTGTACATCTCCTTTTGCAAAGTATAGTTCACTGCCTTTTGTTTGTTTGCCATAGTTGGCACGCATAGTAGATGTAACCTTGCCCGGCTGCTGTAAGAATTCTACATAAAAACCTTTCGGGAAAACACCGTCCCCTTTTTCGAACTCCTGCTGCACGGGCGCCTTCATCCGGATCATCAGTTTGGCAGAGTCACTATAAAGTGTGAAAACATCTTTGTTTTCCATTACAGGCCCGGTGTACTTTATTTCCTTGTCCGGGTCTTTCAGCTCTTTCTGGCAACCGGCACCTGCTATAGTTATGGTCAGCAAAAATAAATATAGCCACCCTCTTATCTTCATTTCCTACTCTATGGTTTTTGTGAATTTAGCAAATTTTATGCGAAACTACATTCGCCTGACTTCATGGTAGCCTATAATACAAGAAAGGCCGCTTTACAACGGCCTTCTCTGTTATAGTTAAACTATAAAATCGTTATTCCAGTCTGCGTTTTATGAACCAGCGGCTGTTAACCGTAAATCCGATACTGAACCTGAAGTAATTTTCTTTAACAAGGCCATTTTCTGAAGTACCGCGTGTGCCGTAACCAAACGCTGTGTTCAGCTGATATAGATCATATATAGTAGAGCGGCCAAATGGCAAGGTAGCACCCACTGTAATGCCTTTGTCTTTAATCTGCACGTCGTTTTTCTCATAAGGCGAGTTACCATAGTACAGGCCGGCACGGTAAGTAATGCGATCAAAATAGTTGCCTACAGAGTTTGCATCCGGCGTATATTCTGCGCCTAAGCTTGCACGGTAGCTGTCTGCCAGCTCCTGCTCGCCTCTGAAGTTTCTGAAATCAGACCACTTCTGCGTATAAAAATCTGCTGCAACAGTTAGGTTAGAGCCATTATCCAGGCTGATACCTGCTGCAAAGCTTGATGGGATATTTACCTTGCTGCTGGAGCTGTCAGCATACATGGACTCTTTTACTGTTCCAAAAAAGTCACGGCGCTCAAAAGATGATTTACGGTCGGCACCAAGATCTGCTTTTAAACTATAAACAGCTCCTGCACTCATAAACAGCTTATCTTTTAGCTTCGTGCGATAGTTCGCCCCAGCTCTGAAAAGCAGGTCGCTGTACTTTGTTTTTTCACTTCGTACTACACTTTCGCCTCTTGCTTCCGGTATTGCCGGATCATTGATAGACGTAGACGATTCTTTAACTATAGAACCGAACAGGTAAGAAGCACTTGCCCCTATCGTTAAGCCCTGCGTTATTCTTACTCCGTGTCCAAAATATAGTTCAGAAATACCACCATCTCCTTTATAAGCTTCGGTAGCAGTTGCTGTAGTGTTTAACGGAGATGTAGTTGAAACTTCGTAGGCTACTGTAGAATAAGGACGAAGGCTTAGCGCTGTGGTCCATCGCTTGGAAACTGGTATAGAAAGCGAAACCGAAGAAAGGTTTGCTGTTCCGTCTGTCTGCGATCCGGAGCCGCTTTCCAGTTTTTTCACCTCACCGTTAACGCCTATTTCAAAAGCGGTAAGGGTGTTATAGTATAGCAACGCCGGGTTAGCAGTGTTTATCTGGAAGCTGTTGGCTGCACTAATACCTGTGTTGGCCATACCTGCATTCCGGATATTGCCAGTGTTATAGTTGTACTCGCCCAGGCCGTAGCGTGAATAAGGGGCATTGCCAATGCTTTGGGCCTGTGCCCCATACGAAAGGCAAAGTACTGCGGCGCAACAAAGGGCGCGAAGTGATTTATACATTATACGTCAAAATTCTATGAAGCCCGATCAAGACTAATTCAGGAATTACAAAGATGCGTCCTTTTAATTTACTTTCAAAAAATCCTGCATCGCCACCGCAAAGTATAACCGTTAAATCCGGTGCCTTTTCAGAATAAAATTGTATAAGACCGTTCAGTTCTGCTACAGTGCCCGTTAAAACACCGCTCAAAATTGATTCCTGGGTTGACTGACCGGTAAGTGGAAATTTAACAGGAATTTGGTCTATTAACGGCAACCTTTCTGTAAAAGTATGCAACGCTTTTAATTTCATGCGGAGCCCCGGTGCAATTCCGCCGCCCATGTAAGCTCCGTCACTGGAGATAAACTCATGGGTTAAGGCTGTGCCGGCATCAAAGACCAGACAATTACGCCCCGGGAAAAAATAATTGGCCCCTACTGCCGCTGCAATTCTATCAGCGCCCAGCGTTTGCGGGGTTTTATAGTTATTTAAAACAGGCAAGGCTGTCTGTGCCGATAACGTTAGTATGTTACCGGTTACAGACAGCCTTGCACTATAGTTTGCAGTATCAGCGGCTACGCTGGCAACTATAGCATCCTCAAAAGTGTGGTTCAGGATCTCTCCGGGCATATTGTCAATCCCCTGAAAGTAGCCTTGCTTTACAAGGCTGTTCCCTTCAAAAATACCATACTTGGTGCCTGTGTTGCCTACGTCTACCGCAATGCGCTGCATAGTTTCTTACATAAAGTATTTCAGACGGATAAGCTCTTTCTCAGAAAGGTAGCGCCAGTTGCCGCGTGGCAGGTCTTTTTTAGTCAGGCCTGCATACTGCACTCTGTCCAGCGTTACTACTTCGTAGCCTAAGTGTTCGAAAATACGACGCACAATTCTGTTACGCCCGATATGTATCTCCAGACCCAAGAACTTACCAGTATCTCCGATTAACGCCACATCATCTACTTCTGCTTTACCATCTTCCAGTTCCAGGCCTTCCGCTACTTTCAGGAAATCCTCTTTTGTGATCGGCTTATCCAGCTCTACCTGGTAAATCTTTTTCACGCCGTTTGATGGGTGCGTCAGCTTCTGGGCCAGTTCGCCATCATTCGTGAATAAAAGTAAACCTGTTGTATTACGGTCAAGTCGGCCAACCGGGAAAATGCGCTCTTTCGATGATTTCTCCACCAGGCTCATTACTGTTTTTCTGCCTTCCGGGTCGTCTGTAGTTGTCAGGAAATCTTTTGGCTTGTTAAGCAGTACATAAACCAGTTTTTCGCGGTTCAGCAGTTTTTTGCCATACTGTACCGTGTCTTCCGGCTTCACTTTAAAGCCCATTTCAGTTACAACTTCGCCGTTTACCTTAATTTCACCAGATTCGATCAGGGTATCCGCTTCGCGACGCGAACAAACACCTGCATTAGCGATGTAACGGTTCAAACGGATCGTTCCGTCATCTTCTGTCTCCTCTTTGCGGTTGCTTTTTTTGATGCGCGGGTTATTCTCGTAATGCTTGGTGTTGTAAGTCGGAGTTTCCGGATCGCCAAAGTCTTCTCTGTTAGAGTAGCTGGTTCTGCGGTCTCTGTTACCAAATTTTAAATTACGATCTGATTTGAAAGGTTTTCTATCGGAATTGAAGCTGCGCTCGCCACCTCTTGCTGGTCTGTCTTCGCGGTTTTCTCTTCTATCTGAATTGAATGAACGACGTTCGCCTCCTTCGCTGCGTTCTGAACTATAGTTGCGGCGCTCTCCACCCTCGCGGCGGTCACCGTAAGGCTTTCTTTCGCTACCTTCTCTCCTATCGCCATATGGTTTGCGCTCACCGCGGTCAGAATTGAATGAGCGACGTTCGCTTCTTTCTTCACCACCTCTTCGGTCATCGCTTCTGTCGCTGTTGAAAGAGCGGCGCTCTCCGCCTTCACGCTTGTCGCCAAACGATCTGCGTTCGCCACCTTCTCTTCTGTCGCCGTAAGATTTGCGCTCTCCACGATCTGAATCAAATGAGCGGCGCTCGCTACGTTCGCCCCGGTCTGCACCAAAAGAACGACGTTCGCCTCCTTCTCTGCGGTCCGAGTTAAACGTGCGCTTTTCACCTTCTTCTCTTCTTGGAGCTGCTTCTCTGTTTTCATCAGATCCGCGGCGCTCCGCTCTGTTCGGACGATCAGAATTGAATGATCTTCTTTCGCCGCCTTCTCTCCGGTCAGTACCGAAAGATCTTCTCTCACCACCCTCACGACGGTCGTTGCCAAAAGAGCGGCGCTCGCCTCCCCTGTTGTCATCGCGTTTGTCTGAGTTAAATGATCTGCGTTCTCCGCCTTCGCTGTTTCCGCGACGGTCATCTCTTCTGTCAGAACTATAGTTGCGTCTTTCGCCGCCTTCACGACGGTCGCCAAACGATTTTCTTTCGCCACCTTCTCTTCTGTCAGATCCGAATGAGCGGCGTTCGCCACCTTCGTTTTTATCTCTTCTGTTAAAGATCTTTTTTTCGCCGCGATCGTTGTTTGGCCTGCCAGAAGAATTTCTGTCAGTATCTCTGCGTCCTGCACCTTCGTTGTCGCGCGCAGGTCTTTCGTTATCTCTTGCCATTGTTGTTGTGTTACTCGATGCAGTATCGCTACTGTACCTTATATGCAGTATAATTGAATTTGTATTGCTCTTGTGTGGGTTCGCTAATCTGCAATTTCGCCAATTACGTTTTCTTCCGTAGCGAAATCTTTTAGCTGTGGGAGGTCTTTTATGTGGTTGATACCGAAGTAGTCCATAAACTTCTGCGAAGTACCGTAAAGTACCGGCCTTCCTATAGTATCTGCTTTTCCTTTAATTTCGATCAGCTCTTTTTCCAGTAATTTCTGGACTGCATAATCGCAGCCTACGCCACGGATCTGCTCCATAGCCGAACGTGTAATAGGCTGTTTGTAGGCAATAATTGCCAGCGTCTCGAGTGCGGACGCTGACAATTTTTTCTTTGATTTCTGTTTCAGGTAAACACTTACCGTATCCTGGTACTCTGGTTTGGTAAGGAACTGGTAACCGCCCCGATCGCGTAGATCTGGAAGGCAAAACCGGTATCATTCAGCTGCTCATTTATAGCTTCTATACTTTCAAGCACATCGCTTACCAGCACTTCCATTTGCAGCGCTTCTGTTAAGCAACGCTGAATCTCCTCTATGCTGATAGGGGACTGTGCACAGAAAACCAGTGCCTGTATATGATGCTGTAAGATATTCAAGAAGTAAAAGTTCTAGTCGTTACGCTGTAGTTTAGCCTCGATAGTATGTTGTGTGTGCGGCACGGCACGCAGTCTCTCTTTCGGGATTAGCTTACCGGTAACGATACAAACGCCATACGTGCCGTTTTTAATGCGGATAAGGGCGTTCTCCAGCTGCTGGATAAACTTCATCTGGCGGGAAGCCAACTGGTTTAAGCTTTCCTTTTCTGCCGTGTCAGCTCCATCTTCCAGTACTTTTGTAGGAGATGCCGTGTTATCAGTACCGGTATCGTTGCGGCGGCTAAGGGTTTCTTTAATAAAGGTTACTTCCTTTTTAGCGTTCGTCAGCTTCTCTAGGATGATGTTTTCGAATTCCTGTAGGTCTTCTTTAGAGTAGCGCTGTTTTTCTTCGTTCGTATTCATTTCTTCTTTT
This genomic interval carries:
- the recJ gene encoding single-stranded-DNA-specific exonuclease RecJ, whose amino-acid sequence is MEKRWVYKQQVSEDIVNNLAESLKVSPTIANILCQRNICTFEEAKAFFRPSMADLHDPFLMKDMHLAVNRLTEALHRSEKILVYGDYDVDGTTSVALMYGFLRHYTHQIEFYIPDRYKEGYGVSTAGIEYAAEHGFGLIISLDCGIKSADKVAYAASLGIDFIICDHHLPDDVVPQAVAVLDPKQIDCPYPFKELSGCGVGFKLLQAFCLQNGVELEELFNFLDLVVVSIAADIVPIVGENRILAYYGLQLLNGPQATRPGLEALKELAGITGEMDITSIVFGFSPRINAAGRMGDAKNSVRMLLAQTKDEAFKMADIINESNKERRSKDSNITKEALQMIEEDDFLRSANSTVLYKESWHKGVIGIVASRCIEKYYRPTIILTESNGKASGSARSVHGFNVHSAIESCSDLLDQYGGHMYAAGLTLPVENIPAFRERFEQFVANAITEEQKTPQIEIEAKINFSQITRNFFGIIRQMEPFGPGNMRPVFVSECVYDTGNLRVVGDTHLKLRLTQDGYTSFDAIAFGFGDFYHHISKGIPFDVCYTIEENNYRGNITTQLSIKDIRFN
- a CDS encoding tetratricopeptide repeat protein; this translates as MALLKKTYLLLAFCLTIAATIAQAQTQNLELAREYFSKGEYQKAAELYEKLVEDKRLFSVTYPDYLKTLLALRNYKEAEKLVKRTIKQNPGNYNFEVDLGMVYQAAGDKAGAEKHFNKLIQQMNPEATVVVASAFIQNELYDYAEKAYLRGRELTKNPLENNRPLIALYSYRQKNEALIPEVLNLLQENESEVGYVQNMLQNSVRDEKAQNALEKELIMRVQQNPDKLAYSELLIWLYVQRLDFYGALMQARAVDKRTRSGGSRVMELGAISAQNKDYNSAIEAYEYIIKEYPDGPYYLVARQRLINAREEQVQNTFPVDQEKIRALIADYDALLTEVGRSAATAEVLQHMANLYAFYLDDKAKAIALLQEAIAMPRANANLVAESKLTLGDIYVLKGEPWEATLLYSQVEKSHKDTPIGYDAKLRNARLSYYKGDFELAQAHLDILKLATSREIANDAMDLSLLITDNTGLDTSTTAMEEYAAIELLVFQNKLQQAVTKLDGMLKKYPGHSLTDEIYFQKAGIQERMGNFTEAVASLQHIVGNPQYDILSDDALFKMAYIYEENLKDTAKAQQLYNDLLKKHQGSIFVAEARKRFRKLRGDTVN
- a CDS encoding peptidylprolyl isomerase — its product is MALINKIREKSGWAVGAIAIGLGIFVVGGDLLGPNSRLLGNDANEIGEIAGETIEYQEFDEVFQQMKTNYENQTGRSANEGELAMLREQAWNQLIFKIALEKEYERLGIEVSEEELFDMVQGNNIHPAVRQAFTNPQTGEFDRAQVVQYLQNMAPADRPMWTNFEQGVASDRVRTKYSNLLNKSVYVTTAEAKNFFNAQNATASVKVLYVPYFTISDSAVNVTDAQLKDFYERNKELYKVEEGRSIEYVTVPVTASQEDNKTYEEEMASVAKQFAAASNDSAFVNANSDRPYNGTYLTPGELPEQLRTVTLEKGKVYGPFTAGESYSLYKVIDVKDGGKSAAKASHILIKPESDTPEAKAAAKAKATDVLNQIKKGADFAQMAAQHGSDGTASVGGDLGWFQTGQMVAPFEKAVFGASSAGLLPELVETEYGYHIVKVTEPKTSRSYKIAAIERAMEPSESTRDAAYAVADELSGTSGSLEEFRTNVAENKALVKQEVKEIGKNNIVAGGLNNARELVRWTYAKDTKVGDVSPVFEIEDQFVVAVLTGKREKGYAKAEDIKDELTAAVRNELKSKQIIEKIQKTKGTVDQMAAAYGPDAMLRTADEVTFASGTIPGIGLEPVAVGKTFGLKPGGRTAPFEGNGGVIVVELVNITKAPEVQDLSGVKQQLVNMRSANTESQAFEAIKEKANITDNRVRFF
- a CDS encoding hemolysin family protein, translating into MIEPHQIILLVTGLLLSAFFSGIEIAFMSVNKLQIELSEKNGVLSGRILWHLLKHPSRLMGTALIGNTLALVLYGFAIAGVLHTLLSHVFPERVQFDLLIVVIQVAVASVVVLFTAEFLPRSLFVINPNRMLQVLALPILIFYYLLYPVVYVIVSLSKLVAEKIFKIEFPDQKPVFGFTDLNAYIKSRLYQPEQEHAPEVDSEIFHNALEFKTVKVRECMVPRTEIEAVEVDDSVEKLRHAFTATGHSKILIYRDNIDNIIGYCHQLDMFKQPKRIEDILSVVSLVPESMLASELFIKFVAEHRSVAVVLDEFGGTAGIVTVEDVIEEIFGEIEDEYDVDEMLLEQVLPEEGIYTLSGRLEVDYLNDKYELDLPEGDYETLGGFIFSVAGEIPTPGDVVEYPPFSITILSMDENRINTVRLVKTSEFQVEPER
- the lptC gene encoding LPS export ABC transporter periplasmic protein LptC, with translation MKIRGWLYLFLLTITIAGAGCQKELKDPDKEIKYTGPVMENKDVFTLYSDSAKLMIRMKAPVQQEFEKGDGVFPKGFYVEFLQQPGKVTSTMRANYGKQTKGSELYFAKGDVQVNNILKGEKLETEELYWDRRRRKIYTDKFVKITTPNRVVTGQGLQSDQNFDNYTIKKITGVFDIEE